From the genome of Myripristis murdjan chromosome 22, fMyrMur1.1, whole genome shotgun sequence, one region includes:
- the LOC115354189 gene encoding SLIT and NTRK-like protein 3, which yields MQWVALAVALGCVCLSRASHTPTPTPTSTHTPLVDNSEEEVDEPCFEPCTCEVKEGVLHVHCDGRGFTNVSQVSQSWVRPFKLNLQRNSLRRLYSNGFQHLSNAVAINLGNNALQDIRVGAFHGLAKLRRLYLHENKLEVFRNDTFSGLEALEYLQADYNVIKRIDSGALRFLYKLRVLILNDNLIPVLPAHLFRSVSLTHLDLRGNRLKSLAYAGTLEYVGRSLMELQLEENPWNCGCDAVQLQQWLGQIPYTAVVGDVTCEYPFHLHGKDLREIPRKELCADLPDKELQGEGGGPVVSSQPQHLPPNSKPNSHPGRVRPTKPSSMVHGSRQNTHTSSTSSSSSSTERKERERHPKPTKRPRPSRTPPTPRSLLPNQNPPVAGYQTRPPIPIICPLGCMCNLHITDLGLTVNCKECGFFNVSQLTPRPLNGRKLYLGGNLIQRIYRSDFWNFSSLDLLHLGNNRISYLQEGAFSSLTSLRSLYLNGNNLERLSPDMFLGLQNLRYLYFEYNEIREVDPGAFDSMPSLQLLFLNANLLRSLPLGVFSGVNLARLNLRNNHFLQLPVEGVLEHLTGLVQVDLQQNPWECNCEAAPLKRWLEGLSAVVVVGEVVCHSPEKTKGVDLRSLSMELLCPELEPQEDQEQEGQTSTSTTSDRGVSVGYPGSGLGPMIPPGKDSIPLSVLVLSLLVLFVSAFFAAAALIAYALRRRDKLPFRRQGEVDLAGIQMECGIFTEQTHHHHHHHHGLPETPPLPPPEHNHVYDTILPPEPASGGPDVPSAPHMCSSPVYKEEQDAVVKQRQPQQPQFAGSKESEGGYCSATEKEREWTLEVSSSPINTVAGAIGPLAGLHGNGILCPTVIDSQGPTPKVELVDCLFRIPAPEFRDLPDRYTRPPPRYPHPPDSKQDTRPEQTLVVTTASSSAGSSNSSQSEQGAGEQRARLRTTPDYMEVLDRSYQF from the exons ATGCAGTGGGTCGCTCTGGCAGTGGccctggggtgtgtgtgtctgtcccgGGCctcacacacccccacccctacccccacctccacacacacccctctggtGGACAACTCTGAGGAGGAAGTGGATGAGCCGTGCTTTGAGCCGTGCACATGTGAGGTCAAAGAAGGCGTGCTGCACGTGCACTGTGATGGGCGAGGCTTCACTAATGTCAGCCAG GTGTCACAGTCGTGGGTCCGCCCATTCAAACTCAATCTCCAGAGGAACTCTCTGAGGCGTCTCTATAGCAACGGGTTTCAGCACCTTAGCAACGCAGTGGCGATAAACCTTGGCAACAATGCACTCCAGGACATCCGGGTGGGAGCTTTCCACGGGCTGGCCAAGCTAAGACGGCTGTACCTCCATGAAAACAAGCTGGAGGTGTTCCGAAATGATACCTTCTCTGGCTTAGAGGCACTGGAATACCTCCAG GCGGACTACAATGTGATCAAACGCATCGACAGCGGTGCTCTAAGGTTCCTCTACAAACTCCGGGTTCTCATCCTCAACGACAACCTGATCCCTGTCTTGCCTGCTCATCTGTTCAG ATCGGTGTCTCTGACACACCTGGATCTGCGGGGAAACCGTCTGAAGAGCCTGGCATATGCTGGGACGCTGGAGTATGTGGGACGTTCCctgatggagctgcagctggaggagaaTCCCTGGAACTGTGGCTGTGACGcagtccagctgcagcagtggtTGGGTCAGATCCCCTACACGGCTGTAGTAGGAGATGTCACCTGTGAGTATCCCTTCCACCTTCATGGCAAGGACCTGAGGGAAATTCCCCGCAAAGAGCTGTGTGCTGACCTTCCAGATAAAGAGTtacaaggagagggagggggtccAGTCGTTTCATCACAGCCCCAACATCTGCCCCCTAACTCTAAGCCAAATTCCCACCCAGGTCGAGTCAGGCCTACAAAACCTTCCTCCATGGTGCACGGCTCCcgccagaacacacacacctcctccacttcctcctcctcttcctcaacagagcgtaaagagagagagaggcacccAAAGCCAACAAAGAGGCCTCGACCCTCCAGAACACCCCCAACGCCCCGGAGCCTGCTGCCAAACCAGAATCCCCCCGTCGCTGGTTACCAGACACGACCCCCCATTCCCATCATCTGTCCCCTGGGCTGCATGTGCAACCTGCACATCACAGACCTGGGCCTGACTGTCAACTGTAAGGAGTGTGGCTTCTTCAATGTGTCCCAGCTCACACCTCGGCCGCTCAACGGGCGCAAGCTGTACCTCGGTGGAAACCTGATTCAGAGGATCTACCGCTCAGATTTCTGGAACTTCTCCAGCCTCGACCTGCTTCACCTGGGGAACAATCGCATCTCCTACCTGCAGGAGGGGGCCTTCTCCAGCCTGACAAGCCTGAGGAGCCTGTACTTGAATGGGAACAACCTGGAGAGGCTCAGCCCTGACATGTTTTTGGGCCTTCAGAACCTAAG GTACCTTTACTTTGAATACAACGAGATCCGTGAAGTCGATCCCGGGGCCTTTGACTCCATGCCGTCCCTCCAGCTGTTGTTCCTCAACGCCAACCTGCTGCGAAGCCTCCCTCTGGGTGTCTTCTCTGGAGTTAATCTAGCGCGCCTCAATCTACGAAACAACCACTTTCTCCAGCTCCCCGTGGAGGGCGTATTGGAGCACCTGACTGGACTGGTGCAG GTGGACCTGCAGCAGAACCCGTGGGAGTGTAATTGTGAAGCAGCTCCTCTGAAGCGTTGGCTGGAGGGGCTGAGCGCTGTGGTGGTGGTAGGGGAGGTGGTCTGTCATTCCCCTGAAAAGACCAAAGGTGTAGACCTCCGCTCTCTCTCCATGGAGCTGCTCTGCCCAGAGCTGGAGCCCCAGGAGGACCAAGAGCAAGAGGGGCAGAcatccacctccaccacctcagACAGAGGTGTCTCGGTTGGCTACCCCGGCTCAGGGCTCGGCCCCATGATCCCTCCTGGGAAGGACTCCATCCCTCTGTCGGTGTTAGTGCTCAGCCTGCTTGTGTTGTTTGTCTCTGCTTTCTTTGCGGCAGCGGCACTGATCGCCTACGCCCTGAGGAGACGGGACAAACTGCCCTTCCGTCGCCAGGGAGAGGTAGATTTGGCCGGCATCCAAATGGAGTGTGGGATcttcacagagcagacacaccaccaccaccatcatcaccacggCCTCCCAGAGACACCCCCTCTTCCTCCGCCGGAGCACAACCACGTCTACGACACCATCTTGCCGCCAGAACCTGCCTCTGGAGGCCCTGACGTTCCTTCAGCCCCGCACATGTGTAGCAGCCCCGTCTACAAAGAGGAGCAGGACGCAGTGGTGAAACAACGACAGCCGCAGCAGCCGCAGTTCGCAGGATCtaaagagagcgagggaggttACTGCTCTgcaacagagaaggagagggaatgGACTCTGGAGGTGTCCTCATCACCCATCAACACAGTTGCCGGGGCGATAGGACCCCTCGCCGGCCTCCACGGAAATGGCATCCTCTGTCCGACAGTCATCGACAGCCAGGGCCCCACCCCTAAGGTAGAGCTGGTGGACTGCCTCTTCAGAATCCCCGCCCCTGAGTTCAGGGACCTGCCAGACAGGTACACGCGGCCCCCACCCCGCTACCCGCACCCCCCAGACTCCAAACAGGACACCAGGCCCGAACAAACGCTGGTGGTCACCACAGCCAGCTCCTCAGCAggcagtagtaatagcagcCAGAGTGAGCAGGGAgctggagagcagagagcaagACTGAGGACCACACCAGACTACATGGAGGTACTGGACCGCTCTTACCAGTTTTaa